The Deinococcus puniceus genome segment AGTTCACCACCGCTTGCTGGCTGCGGGCCGTGCCGGAGAGTTCTATTTCACGCTGCACGTTTTTGCCGATGTACACGCCGGTCTGTTGCAGTCCGGTCAGGGCGGTGGCCTCCACGGGGCGCACGTTCATGCTGGTCAGGGCCACGTTACCGCCCGCCGGAAGCTGCGCCGTGAAGGTCGCCAGATCGTTTGACCAGTACGTTTTGCGGTCACGCAGTTGGGTGGCAATATCGGTCACCTGCTTCAGTTGGGTTTCGGTGGCAGTCAGGGCGTCAAACTCCTGCTTGGCCTGCGTGAGGGCCACCACTTCTCCTTGCAAAGCGCCCAACTGCTTTTGCAGGTCGCCCACGCGGGTCGCGGTCACCACTTCGGGAATCAGGATAGCGGCGATGGTGACGGGAATCAGGGCATACGTCGCCAGCCGCCACCCGTTCGGTTCGTTGTTTTTGCGGTACTGCTGAGGCAGCAGGTTGATCTCAACCACGGTTCATCACCCCCCGCAGCGCGAGGCCCAGCGGCACCGTGAATTCGGGTGCGTTGGTTTGCAGGTAGCCGGTATCCACGTTGGCCTGATCGGTCTGCACCGTCAGCCACGGACTCGCCACTTCTACCCGGAAGCCCAGTGCGTCGCTGATGGCGGCGGCCAGTCCGCGCAATTTGGCCCCGCCGCCTGCAAGGAACGTGCGGTCAATGACCACGTCGCCGCTTTGTACCCGGTAAAACTCCAGCGAACGGCGAATCTCGGTGATCAGGTCGCCCAGCACGGGGCGCACCACCTCGAACACGCGGGCGGGGCTGTACTGTTCGCGGGCCATATCGAAGTTCAGCAGGTCTTCCTCGTCCTCGGTGGGCGTGGTGGCGGTGGCGTAGCCCAGCTTCACGTCTTCGGCGGCGGTAAAGTCCAGATCGAAGGCTTTTTGCAGGGCCGTCGTAAAGTCGTCGGCAGACACGTTGATGTTGCGGGCCATCAGCACGCGGTCACCGCGCACCAGATTGATCACGCTGCTGCTCGCGCCGATTTCCATGACCAAGGCCACCTCTCCGGCTTCCGTGTAGTTGGTGCCGGTCAGGGTGCTTTTGGTCAGGTGTTCGCCCAGCAGGTTGCCGCGCAGGGCACGCAGGGTGGCAAAACTCTTCAGGTCAATCACGGTGGGTTCTAGCCCGGCCAGCCGCAACACTTCCACCTGCCGCGCAATGGCTTCGGTGGGCGCGGCGGCAATCACGACCTCCATCTGTCCGTCGGGCGGAATGGTGCTGATGTCGTCCAGAACGTCGAAATCAAGGCTGACCTCGTCGATGGGGTACGGAATGTAGCGTTCCGCCTCCCACTTGATGGCCTCCTGAAGGTCTTTGCGTTCCATGCGCGGCACCATGATGTTGCGCGTGACCGCCGACTGGTTGGGCACGGCGGTCACGGCGTATTTGGTGGTAATCCGGTGTTGGGCCAGCAGGTTCTTGAGTTCGGTGGCCACGGCCTGAGGCTCGACCACCATCCCGTCGCGCATGCTGCCGATGGGCGTAGGCACCATGACGGCATGCAGCAGGGAAGGGGGAGAGCCGGGACGCAGCGCGACAACCTTGATGGCGCTCGTGCCAATTTCCACACCGATTGCAGATGGGCGCGGATTAAGTAGGCGGTTCAAGAAGCTCGACATTCTCCCTCCAGAGTCAGACAGATTTTAGCATTCACTCATCTGGCACGGTCTGCGACCAGAGGAAGATGAGAGGTGAGGGTGCGGGCCGAGGTCTGGGAGCGACATGAACAGTTCATGCAATCACTCGCCGACTTACTTAACTCTGACAGGTGAGAGCTATTCCACAGCCGTCTAGCACGCATACCATACCCCAGATATGCAGGCAGTCCAGTACGTTTCCAGTCGCTGCTGTACGCGGTGCTTCACCCCCAAACTGTGAAGGGACGCGGGCGTTGCAGCCATGAAGAAATCGGCCCGTTGGCTTGAGTGGCCCCCCATTGCTGTCAAATCAGCAACGTTTTTGTGAACAAAATGGCATTCTGATCTTAATATTCAGCGGTACTGGAAGCTCAACCGTTTGCCTTCATAATGATCCGCGTTTCTGACATGGGCTTAGGGGTCTGATGTAATCATCTCCTCATGAAGAGTGGTCAATCTCAAACTTACCGACCCTCATTCAGAAGATTAAGATTCTCGGTGAACACTTTGATGCTCCCCTCTGCCGAAACGGTCACGGTAGTGCTCCCCACTTGTCCCACCCGGCCTGCCCCGTGCCCCACACTGTTCAGAATCCGGCCTGTGCCATCGCCGCGCTCCAAGCGTCCGTTGGCAAGGCGGTAGGTTCCGGTGGGGGTCACGCTCGTGGGCACAGCGGCGCTGCGTGCGCCTGTAGGCAGCGCCACCAGAAACGGCGCGGCGTTGACTTCGGTCACCACGTCGTCGGTCACGCGCCGCAGGTTTCCGGCCAGCAGCACATAATCTGCGCCGTCGCCCCCGGTGATGGCTGCCAAGGGTGCGCCCACCACGCCCGCCGCCACCGCACCCTCATAGGTCACGGCGCTGCCGTCTTCCCGGTAGGCCCGCGTGCTGCTGAGGGCCACCACCCGGCCCACCGCCACGCTGCGGGCGGCCCGGTCTAGCGTGACCACCACGCCCGCACCCGGTACGGCAGCCCACGCTTCGCCCTTGTTCCACGCCACATCTACAGCGGTGGGTAGGCTGGGGCACACCACCCGGAACCCCGGCGCACGTGCCACACACGCCCGCCCACCTGCCACCCAAGTTACGCCGTCGGCACTGAACGCCGCCCGGAACGCCGCGTCTCCAGTAGGGGGAGAGTAGGCCGGAGCGCAGGCCGAGAGCAGCAGGGCAAGGATGGGCAAGAGGCGGGGCATGGTGTATTTCAGCCTATGGGGAGGTGGGGTGGGTGAGGATTAGGGGATGGGGAGGTGAGAGGGCAGGTGTAAAGGGGCTGGGATGAGGGCAAACTTCAAGGGCTGGAGTCTGGTTAGCCTCCTCACCCTTGAGGGGGGAGGTTGGGACTCGCAGAGCTGCGCTAGCAGAGGGGGTGAGTGAGCGCCAGCGATTACCCTTGACTTAGATCCTCAGCCCCTCTCCTCAGCGCCCCGCCAGCAGCGCCCCCACCACCGTATCCAGCCCCACCCCTTCCGCTGCCCGCCGCTCCAGCGTCCAGCTGATGCCCCGGCTGGCCTTCACCAAAATTACGTCGCCGTCTTTGGTATCGGCGGTCAGCGCGGCCAAGAGTTCGGGCACCGTGCGGTAGGCCCGCTCGCCCAGTTCGGTGGCGAATGCGCCCACGCCGTAGGTCACGTCGGCTTTGGCCCGCGCATGCTCCCCGACTTCGGCGTGCAGGGCGCGTTCAGTGTCGCCCAGTTCCAGCAT includes the following:
- the pilM gene encoding type IV pilus assembly protein PilM, which produces MSSFLNRLLNPRPSAIGVEIGTSAIKVVALRPGSPPSLLHAVMVPTPIGSMRDGMVVEPQAVATELKNLLAQHRITTKYAVTAVPNQSAVTRNIMVPRMERKDLQEAIKWEAERYIPYPIDEVSLDFDVLDDISTIPPDGQMEVVIAAAPTEAIARQVEVLRLAGLEPTVIDLKSFATLRALRGNLLGEHLTKSTLTGTNYTEAGEVALVMEIGASSSVINLVRGDRVLMARNINVSADDFTTALQKAFDLDFTAAEDVKLGYATATTPTEDEEDLLNFDMAREQYSPARVFEVVRPVLGDLITEIRRSLEFYRVQSGDVVIDRTFLAGGGAKLRGLAAAISDALGFRVEVASPWLTVQTDQANVDTGYLQTNAPEFTVPLGLALRGVMNRG